From a region of the Acidimicrobiia bacterium genome:
- a CDS encoding universal stress protein: protein MHVLVATTGVLSPGPCVEFTSRLLNGVGRVTVTTVIEVPRSFLEHLGADRWHPLAEDGGAGRSNLEDDALLAKYVEERGRKITDPIVHALQAAGIGAEAVFLDGADPAVAISDLADELDADVVLLGATRQIFDQSAWESVSARVMIESGRAVLVVPPAHKDAAAQAVSESD, encoded by the coding sequence ATGCACGTTCTCGTCGCAACCACGGGGGTGCTGAGCCCCGGGCCGTGCGTGGAGTTCACCAGCCGCCTCCTCAACGGAGTCGGTCGGGTCACTGTGACGACGGTGATCGAGGTGCCCCGGTCGTTCCTCGAGCACCTCGGAGCCGATCGCTGGCACCCACTGGCAGAGGACGGCGGGGCCGGGCGCTCCAATCTCGAAGATGACGCCCTCCTCGCCAAGTACGTCGAGGAGCGGGGCCGCAAGATCACCGATCCGATCGTGCACGCCCTCCAGGCGGCGGGGATAGGAGCCGAGGCGGTCTTCCTCGACGGCGCCGACCCTGCCGTCGCCATATCCGACCTCGCAGACGAGCTCGATGCGGATGTCGTCCTCCTCGGAGCCACCCGCCAGATCTTCGACCAGTCGGCATGGGAGAGCGTGTCGGCCAGGGTGATGATCGAATCGGGGAGGGCGGTGCTCGTCGTGCCCCCGGCCCACAAGGACGCCGCCGCCCAGGCGGTCTCAGAGTCGGACTGA
- a CDS encoding NUDIX hydrolase, translated as MTAGPPYPVWSGEGWVEVPVPPDGEVTVVPNVNALIYRGTSRDEVLLQRRDKPDEAVRGRWELPGGRWRAGERPDVAIAREVREETCLELLAVAAAIETVGDGSPRAAVIARPLAVVNGIDGAYPSLHVLFECYAEGDPVPLVGETTDPTWWRVDDLRAELDANPDAFVTQTRAMLRAAFG; from the coding sequence ATGACCGCCGGCCCGCCATACCCGGTCTGGTCGGGCGAAGGCTGGGTCGAGGTACCGGTCCCGCCCGACGGCGAGGTGACGGTCGTCCCGAACGTGAATGCCCTCATATACCGGGGAACGAGCCGAGACGAGGTTCTCCTCCAGCGCCGCGACAAGCCGGACGAAGCGGTGCGGGGTCGGTGGGAGCTACCGGGGGGTCGCTGGCGGGCAGGGGAGCGGCCCGACGTAGCGATCGCCAGGGAGGTGAGGGAGGAGACCTGCCTGGAGCTGCTCGCCGTCGCCGCTGCCATAGAGACCGTCGGGGACGGCTCACCTCGAGCCGCCGTCATCGCTCGCCCGCTGGCCGTGGTCAATGGGATCGACGGCGCCTACCCATCGCTCCACGTCCTCTTCGAGTGTTACGCAGAGGGCGACCCCGTGCCCCTCGTCGGCGAGACGACCGACCCGACCTGGTGGCGAGTCGATGACCTCCGGGCGGAGCTCGACGCCAACCCGGATGCGTTCGTCACCCAGACGCGGGCGATGCTGCGAGCCGCCTTCGGCTGA
- a CDS encoding response regulator transcription factor has translation MHHPETDSSAGSRVLVVDDEPMVCEVVTAYLKRDGFRVETAADGKQALAAIERAVPDLVVLDVMLPNIDGFDVLTRIRRMNDVPIILLTARTEEADRVLGLELGADDYVVKPFSPRELAARVRSVLRRARPVASSARLQFGELVIDGPTREASVRGAVVELTPKEFDLLAFLAASPRQVFSRGQLLEQVWDSSADYQDPSTVTVHIRRLRLKLEADPEDPRWLKTVWGVGYRFEP, from the coding sequence GTGCATCATCCCGAGACGGACTCGTCGGCTGGCTCGCGCGTCCTCGTGGTCGACGACGAACCGATGGTGTGCGAGGTCGTCACCGCGTATCTCAAGCGCGACGGCTTCAGGGTCGAAACGGCTGCCGACGGCAAGCAGGCGCTCGCCGCCATCGAGCGTGCAGTGCCGGACCTCGTCGTGCTCGACGTCATGCTGCCCAACATCGACGGGTTCGACGTTCTCACCAGGATCAGGCGCATGAACGACGTCCCCATCATCCTGCTGACGGCGAGGACCGAGGAGGCAGACAGGGTCCTCGGCCTCGAGCTCGGAGCAGACGACTACGTCGTCAAGCCGTTCTCGCCGAGGGAACTGGCAGCCCGTGTGCGGTCGGTCCTGCGTAGAGCGCGCCCGGTCGCCTCGTCGGCCAGGCTCCAGTTCGGCGAGCTGGTCATCGACGGCCCGACCCGCGAAGCGTCCGTCCGCGGAGCCGTCGTCGAGTTGACGCCCAAGGAGTTCGACCTGCTGGCGTTCTTGGCGGCGTCGCCCCGCCAAGTGTTCTCGCGTGGCCAGCTCCTCGAGCAGGTGTGGGACTCTTCGGCCGACTACCAGGACCCGTCGACGGTGACCGTCCACATCAGGCGCCTTCGCCTCAAGCTCGAGGCCGATCCGGAGGACCCCCGCTGGCTGAAGACCGTGTGGGGTGTCGGATACAGGTTCGAGCCGTGA
- a CDS encoding HAMP domain-containing sensor histidine kinase yields MKFAALLAIAVAVAIVTFEITMQPTASERGQLLVIFGAMAALTGVAAATLSRWTAHMRSLRLAVVVIGVAALVVVGIVTAVSAQLMFITAHDLTLIFIVVGFGIALGVLLATAVAEPMERDLMHIRRAVGRIGEGEFGAKTGVVRSDELGEAARAIDGMAEKLSAIQAERRSAENQRRDFLAAVGHDLRSPLAALRATVEALEDGLAPDPDRYLRSMRADLDALGHLVDDLFMLATIEAGKLDFERTRLDIAELADESLDALAPVAANRGVELRLDARGSVQVLGGSRELGRAIRNLVDNAIRHAPPGSVVVVRVENGDGALVSVTDEGPGFPVELVDSAFESFVTGDAARSRAAGGAGLGLAIARGVVAAHGGTIWAQAGPGGRVAFQLPHN; encoded by the coding sequence GTGAAGTTCGCGGCACTGCTCGCCATCGCGGTTGCCGTCGCAATCGTCACGTTCGAGATCACCATGCAGCCGACCGCTTCCGAGCGCGGCCAGCTCCTGGTCATCTTCGGGGCCATGGCAGCGCTCACCGGGGTCGCGGCTGCGACCCTGAGTCGATGGACCGCCCACATGCGCTCATTGCGCCTGGCGGTCGTCGTCATCGGTGTCGCCGCGCTCGTGGTCGTCGGCATCGTCACGGCCGTCTCGGCACAGCTCATGTTCATCACCGCCCACGACCTCACCCTCATCTTCATCGTCGTCGGCTTCGGCATCGCGCTCGGTGTGCTGCTCGCCACCGCGGTCGCCGAGCCCATGGAGCGCGACCTCATGCACATCCGCCGAGCCGTCGGCCGCATCGGCGAGGGCGAGTTCGGTGCCAAGACCGGCGTCGTCAGGTCGGACGAGCTCGGGGAAGCGGCGCGGGCCATCGACGGGATGGCGGAGAAGCTCTCCGCCATCCAGGCGGAGCGGCGCTCGGCGGAGAACCAGAGGCGCGACTTCCTGGCAGCCGTCGGGCACGATCTGCGATCGCCGCTGGCCGCCTTGCGGGCCACCGTCGAGGCGCTCGAGGACGGCCTGGCGCCCGACCCCGACCGCTACCTGAGGTCGATGCGAGCCGACCTCGACGCCCTCGGCCACCTCGTCGACGACCTCTTCATGCTGGCGACCATCGAGGCAGGCAAGCTCGACTTCGAGCGAACTCGCCTCGACATCGCCGAGCTGGCCGACGAGTCGCTCGACGCCCTTGCCCCGGTTGCCGCCAACCGCGGCGTCGAGCTGCGCCTGGACGCTCGGGGCTCCGTGCAGGTGCTCGGCGGTTCCAGGGAGCTCGGGAGGGCGATCCGCAACCTCGTGGACAACGCCATCCGCCACGCCCCGCCGGGCTCCGTGGTGGTCGTGCGCGTCGAGAACGGTGACGGGGCGCTCGTCAGCGTGACAGACGAGGGGCCGGGGTTTCCGGTGGAGTTGGTCGACTCGGCGTTCGAGAGCTTCGTCACCGGCGACGCGGCGCGCAGCCGCGCCGCCGGAGGGGCGGGACTCGGCCTGGCGATCGCCAGGGGAGTCGTCGCCGCCCATGGCGGGACGATCTGGGCCCAGGCAGGCCCCGGAGGCCGAGTCGCCTTCCAGCTTCCTCACAACTGA